One Deltaproteobacteria bacterium genomic region harbors:
- the cysQ gene encoding 3'(2'),5'-bisphosphate nucleotidase CysQ, with protein sequence MPNLNNLTLAIRAAVEAGKAILEVYGSEFEVDYKEDNSPLTLADKKAHAVISRHLSETGIPLLSEEGKALSFEERKTWDTLWIVDPLDGTKEFVKRNGEFTVNIALVSLGKPVLGVVFAPVRALLYFALPELGAFKLDGMEKVGDLVSRIDGDGFAMDDLVGNAAKLPLENTEDRPYTIVGSRSHATEALEAFVDAKRREYEKIEFIPAGSSLKLCLVAEGRADIYPRLAPTMEWDTAAGHAVAQCAGARIYDHASGKSLIYNKADLLNPWFIVER encoded by the coding sequence ATGCCTAACCTGAACAACCTCACCCTGGCCATCCGGGCGGCCGTCGAGGCCGGCAAGGCGATCCTGGAAGTCTACGGCTCCGAATTCGAGGTGGACTACAAGGAAGACAACTCACCCCTGACCCTCGCCGACAAAAAAGCGCACGCCGTCATTTCCCGGCATCTGTCGGAAACCGGCATTCCCCTGCTCAGCGAAGAGGGCAAAGCCCTTTCTTTTGAGGAGCGCAAAACCTGGGACACGCTCTGGATCGTGGACCCGCTTGACGGCACCAAGGAATTTGTCAAACGCAATGGTGAATTCACGGTCAACATCGCCCTGGTTTCTCTTGGAAAGCCGGTCCTGGGAGTCGTCTTCGCGCCCGTTCGCGCGTTGCTCTATTTCGCCCTGCCCGAATTGGGCGCCTTCAAACTGGACGGCATGGAAAAGGTAGGCGACCTGGTGAGCCGCATCGATGGGGACGGCTTCGCCATGGACGATCTTGTCGGGAATGCCGCTAAGCTGCCCCTCGAAAACACCGAAGACAGGCCCTACACCATCGTCGGGTCCCGGTCCCACGCCACCGAGGCGCTCGAAGCCTTCGTCGACGCAAAACGCCGTGAATACGAGAAGATCGAGTTCATCCCCGCGGGCAGTTCGCTGAAGCTGTGCCTGGTGGCCGAGGGCAGGGCCGACATCTACCCGCGCCTGGCCCCCACCATGGAATGGGACACCGCTGCCGGACACGCCGTCGCGCAATGCGCGGGCGCGCGCATTTACGACCACGCCTCGGGAAAGTCCTTGATATACAACAAGGCGGATCTTCTCAACCCCTGGTTCATCGTCGAGCGCTAA
- a CDS encoding prepilin-type N-terminal cleavage/methylation domain-containing protein, producing MGSKGFSLVEVMVATAILGIVMAGIVTAFHEQLSLHSRQRNTSEMQQNVRTAMYFITRDLQMAGYDPVGTAGSGIQPVPGRHDAMALSMDVTGGDADSIDNDGDGETDNPQEEGFGDGSTDGPNEIIAYALNANKLTRASGNGSPQTLAANIDVLDFEYFGLNPLDPLCNTDCHMDINRAATNPDDIR from the coding sequence ATGGGCAGCAAAGGGTTCTCCCTTGTGGAAGTGATGGTCGCCACGGCGATTCTTGGCATCGTCATGGCCGGCATCGTCACCGCCTTTCACGAACAGCTGAGCCTGCACAGCAGACAACGTAACACTTCTGAAATGCAGCAAAATGTGCGTACGGCCATGTATTTCATCACCAGGGACCTGCAGATGGCGGGCTACGACCCTGTCGGAACCGCCGGTTCGGGCATTCAACCCGTGCCGGGCCGGCACGATGCAATGGCGCTCTCCATGGATGTCACCGGTGGCGACGCCGACAGTATCGACAACGACGGGGACGGGGAAACGGACAACCCACAGGAGGAGGGATTCGGTGATGGAAGCACGGACGGCCCCAACGAAATCATCGCCTATGCCCTCAATGCAAACAAACTCACCAGGGCGTCCGGTAACGGATCGCCGCAAACCCTGGCCGCCAATATCGACGTCCTGGATTTCGAGTATTTCGGGCTGAATCCACTCGATCCGCTCTGCAACACCGACTGTCATATGGACATAAACAGAGCCGCCACCAACCCGGACGACATCCGCAT
- a CDS encoding YqgE/AlgH family protein, which translates to MGIEKGEQVENSLKGHFLVAMPEMADFNFSHTVTCIAEHTQSGALGIVINRKLPSVSGKTIFEELKLEGRSGSGSIPIHIGGPVHANEIFILHGPPFSWESCMMITETLAMSNTMDIITAIARGEGPEAFIISLGCAGWGPGQLEFEITENAWLTCPVAEDVVFYEPIETRWETTVKRMGITPALLSNTPGHA; encoded by the coding sequence ATGGGAATTGAAAAAGGGGAACAGGTGGAAAATTCATTGAAGGGGCACTTTCTGGTCGCCATGCCCGAGATGGCCGATTTCAATTTTTCTCATACGGTGACCTGTATCGCCGAGCACACGCAGAGCGGGGCCCTGGGCATCGTTATCAACCGGAAGCTGCCGTCCGTATCCGGTAAGACCATATTCGAAGAGCTGAAACTGGAGGGCCGGTCCGGGAGTGGATCGATTCCCATTCATATCGGCGGCCCGGTGCATGCAAATGAAATTTTCATCCTGCACGGCCCGCCGTTTTCATGGGAGAGCTGTATGATGATTACGGAAACCCTGGCCATGAGCAACACCATGGACATCATCACGGCCATCGCCCGCGGAGAAGGGCCCGAGGCGTTTATCATTTCCCTGGGCTGCGCCGGGTGGGGGCCGGGTCAGCTGGAGTTTGAAATTACTGAAAATGCCTGGTTGACCTGCCCGGTGGCGGAGGATGTTGTTTTTTACGAGCCGATAGAGACCCGCTGGGAGACGACTGTGAAAAGAATGGGGATCACCCCGGCGCTTTTGTCAAATACGCCCGGGCATGCATGA
- a CDS encoding crotonase/enoyl-CoA hydratase family protein — translation MSSLVTTEIENHVAHVRLNRPEKYNALSPDMCNAIIDAGRKVAADKSVRAVVLSGEGKGFCAGLDFQSFMEMEKLSGENEMALFDKPEGSAANYAQLVGYIWKQVPVPVIAAVHGVAFGGGLQLALAADIRLVAGDAKFSIMEIKWGLIPDMSGTQTLRDLVRLDVAKELTYTGRVVQAEEAAALGLVTRVCDDPLAAAREMAAEIAGKSPDAIVAGKKLLDDAWHGSSSEGLELEARLQKGVIGRANQVEAVMANFEKRAPNFANRER, via the coding sequence ATGTCCTCACTCGTTACCACCGAAATCGAAAACCATGTGGCGCACGTGCGATTGAATCGGCCCGAAAAATACAACGCGCTCAGCCCTGACATGTGCAATGCCATTATCGATGCCGGCAGGAAAGTTGCCGCCGACAAGAGCGTCAGGGCGGTGGTCCTTTCTGGCGAAGGCAAAGGCTTCTGCGCCGGCCTCGACTTTCAGAGCTTCATGGAAATGGAGAAGTTGAGCGGTGAAAATGAGATGGCGTTGTTTGACAAGCCCGAAGGCAGTGCGGCCAATTACGCCCAACTCGTGGGGTATATCTGGAAACAGGTTCCGGTTCCGGTGATCGCCGCCGTTCACGGGGTTGCCTTCGGCGGGGGGCTGCAGCTCGCTCTGGCAGCGGACATTCGTCTGGTTGCCGGGGATGCGAAATTTTCGATCATGGAGATCAAGTGGGGGCTGATACCGGATATGTCGGGAACCCAGACCCTGAGGGACCTGGTCAGGTTGGATGTCGCCAAGGAGCTGACCTACACGGGGCGGGTCGTCCAAGCCGAAGAAGCCGCTGCGCTTGGGCTGGTGACCCGGGTCTGCGACGATCCCCTGGCGGCTGCGCGTGAAATGGCCGCGGAAATTGCCGGCAAGTCTCCCGACGCCATCGTAGCCGGGAAAAAACTTTTGGACGATGCCTGGCACGGAAGTTCGTCGGAAGGATTGGAATTGGAGGCGCGTTTGCAGAAGGGCGTCATCGGCCGGGCCAACCAGGTCGAAGCCGTCATGGCCAATTTTGAAAAGCGGGCCCCCAACTTCGCCAACCGCGAAAGATGA
- a CDS encoding YcaO-like family protein produces MTEPIVLDDAFKQYTADQDKVMDPRETVEKFRRRLREIDLDILDKTERIDNGRLGIPVFFSKCGRDAASIIGTKKQMGKGATPQQAEASAVMELAERFSFFSFCKNPNNFFTDTYTHLKNDALPFEAIARSVHDDSSDLEITRNVFENLPLSWTWAYNLTRREKVLIPFSWFFAINEFNGPSAGNCREEALCQGICEIVERHVSSLISRNRMPVPLIEPASADDPAVVDMLAKYHHAGIHVYLSDFTLDMGIPSVGVLAYDPRTFPEKSEIVWTAGTTPDPQKALSRALTETAQLAGDFNSGSNYVASGLPKFTNLADAAYVTGAAQTVALADLPDISDNNIRVEVENSIAALAERDLEVIVIDTMHDRLRIPSFYTIVPGAHFRERAAGTSVGMFAAKLISENQSPGEAFRQLQEIDNGLPGKYYLSFYLGKAMLDMGENQKALDLFNRSLDLDPARQDMASIYSYMGVSLKEMGAFEEALDVLKKGEALDRERTDIYNLMGFCHFKLKQHEQAIEAFARVLELNPGSAIDYANIGSNYREMGEYEKAAYFYEIALSIDPGIDFARESLAKLKKA; encoded by the coding sequence ATGACCGAGCCCATTGTACTTGACGACGCCTTCAAGCAATACACCGCAGACCAGGATAAAGTTATGGACCCACGGGAAACCGTGGAAAAGTTTCGCCGGCGCCTGCGGGAAATCGATCTGGACATTCTGGACAAAACCGAGCGCATCGACAACGGCAGGCTCGGCATCCCGGTGTTTTTCAGCAAGTGCGGCCGGGATGCGGCATCCATTATCGGCACGAAAAAACAGATGGGCAAGGGCGCCACGCCGCAACAGGCCGAAGCCAGTGCCGTCATGGAACTGGCGGAAAGATTCAGCTTTTTCAGCTTCTGCAAGAACCCGAATAATTTTTTCACCGACACCTACACCCATCTTAAAAACGACGCCCTGCCTTTCGAGGCGATTGCCCGATCGGTTCACGACGATTCCAGCGACCTCGAGATTACCCGGAACGTGTTCGAAAATCTGCCCCTTTCCTGGACCTGGGCCTACAACCTCACCCGCAGGGAAAAGGTGCTCATACCCTTCAGCTGGTTCTTTGCCATCAATGAATTCAACGGTCCTTCGGCCGGCAACTGCAGGGAAGAGGCCCTCTGCCAGGGAATCTGCGAAATCGTCGAACGCCACGTGTCCTCCCTGATCAGCCGCAACCGGATGCCGGTGCCGCTGATCGAGCCTGCATCGGCGGACGATCCCGCGGTTGTCGATATGCTCGCCAAGTATCACCATGCGGGGATTCATGTATATCTATCCGATTTTACGCTCGATATGGGCATTCCGTCGGTCGGGGTCCTGGCGTACGACCCCCGAACTTTCCCCGAAAAAAGTGAAATCGTCTGGACGGCCGGGACGACGCCCGATCCACAAAAGGCGCTCAGCCGCGCCCTGACGGAAACGGCTCAACTGGCCGGCGATTTCAACTCCGGATCCAATTACGTCGCCAGCGGTCTTCCCAAATTCACAAACCTAGCCGATGCGGCTTATGTCACCGGTGCCGCCCAAACCGTCGCTCTGGCCGATTTGCCCGATATCTCCGACAACAACATCCGCGTAGAAGTGGAAAACAGCATCGCCGCTTTGGCGGAAAGGGACCTGGAGGTAATCGTCATCGACACCATGCACGACCGCCTGCGCATACCGTCATTTTACACCATCGTCCCCGGCGCCCACTTCCGCGAAAGGGCCGCCGGAACCAGCGTGGGCATGTTTGCGGCCAAGCTCATATCCGAAAACCAATCGCCCGGGGAAGCTTTCAGGCAGCTGCAAGAAATCGACAATGGACTGCCCGGCAAATATTATCTCAGCTTTTACCTGGGAAAGGCCATGCTGGACATGGGCGAAAACCAGAAAGCCCTGGATCTTTTCAACCGGTCCCTGGACCTCGACCCGGCAAGGCAGGACATGGCCAGCATCTACTCCTACATGGGGGTCAGCCTCAAGGAGATGGGCGCCTTTGAGGAGGCACTCGACGTCCTGAAAAAAGGGGAAGCACTGGACAGGGAACGCACCGACATCTACAACCTGATGGGGTTCTGCCATTTCAAACTGAAGCAGCATGAGCAGGCCATAGAAGCGTTTGCCAGGGTCCTGGAACTCAATCCGGGCTCCGCCATCGACTATGCCAACATCGGATCCAATTACCGCGAAATGGGTGAATATGAAAAAGCCGCCTATTTCTACGAAATCGCCCTCTCCATCGATCCGGGCATCGATTTTGCCAGGGAAAGCCTGGCGAAACTCAAGAAAGCATAG
- a CDS encoding dynamin family protein — MIASIDRVMTMPGMSPDAFQAWKETCSTVGRQVEDDVIRVAVVGAIKSGKSTFINSIFKEDYLKRGAGVVTSIVTRARRGPYLKATLFFKSWDEINTEMQQALTLFPSSRWRAGEDLFDIRREADRRDLAVSLDSLNSEMLISEGARNVNSIVLDSYLKGYDQVRPIMASEQMTKVFEDDAFDGQRAFVGSDALAVYLKDIELEINNGSLDGNVEIADCQGSDSPNPLHLAMIQEYLVRTDLLIYVISSRTGLRQADIRFLSMIKQMGILENILFVVNCDLSEHESVADLSGLVERTGRELAMLKPQPEVFTLSSLLNLFRARQGKNTEKDDLRLSQWLKERALVEYSDRETERFSTVFQKKLARDRSSLLLANNIERLAVVAAGLSHWAGLNLDVADRDAHGVDEILEKIDFHRRRMDKIAAMVKSTLDGSVQKVKKEIRVDIDRFFDARHGSTMQQVVEFIRSYKMPMDRYEDNLTASGFTETLFLVFQDFKEALDKHLAEKVNPKIIRFVREEEQKIAEHLEAVAGPYESMVKEAVAEYVESMTKTGISMRGESVSGSRDNGLSAMRHGSDLKLPPMAATMRYSARIKTEAVVKLGVYAFENLIRKLLKKDPDGNARQKIRALEDGVKRMKRETERSVLLHLKDYRENIKFQYMYKLAGAMSDHLYKGLLERFEAYFADISTMVALIKEERIDKKGSLDSLQRVEKESVATLQRIDGLRERIGNMVADIGVGG, encoded by the coding sequence ATGATCGCATCAATCGATCGGGTGATGACGATGCCCGGGATGTCTCCCGATGCATTTCAAGCCTGGAAGGAGACTTGCAGCACCGTTGGCCGGCAGGTGGAGGACGATGTCATCCGCGTGGCGGTGGTGGGAGCCATCAAGTCGGGTAAAAGCACCTTCATCAATTCCATCTTCAAGGAAGATTACCTCAAAAGGGGCGCCGGCGTGGTCACCTCGATCGTTACCCGCGCCCGCAGGGGGCCGTACCTCAAGGCAACCCTCTTTTTCAAATCCTGGGACGAGATCAATACGGAGATGCAGCAGGCCCTGACCCTGTTTCCTTCTTCACGGTGGCGGGCCGGTGAGGACCTTTTCGACATCCGCCGGGAGGCGGACCGGCGGGACCTCGCAGTTTCACTCGACTCGCTCAATTCGGAGATGCTCATTTCCGAGGGCGCGCGCAACGTCAACAGCATCGTTTTGGATTCCTATCTGAAGGGCTATGATCAGGTCAGGCCCATCATGGCTTCTGAGCAGATGACCAAGGTTTTCGAAGACGATGCCTTTGACGGACAGCGGGCCTTTGTGGGCAGCGACGCCCTGGCCGTTTACCTAAAAGACATCGAACTCGAGATCAACAACGGCAGTCTGGACGGCAATGTGGAGATCGCCGATTGCCAGGGAAGCGATTCGCCCAATCCACTGCACCTGGCCATGATTCAGGAGTATCTGGTCCGCACCGACCTGCTCATCTATGTCATCAGCAGCCGGACGGGCCTGCGGCAGGCCGATATCCGTTTTCTTTCCATGATCAAACAGATGGGGATACTGGAGAACATCCTGTTTGTCGTCAATTGTGATCTCAGCGAGCACGAAAGCGTGGCGGACCTGTCCGGCCTTGTTGAAAGGACGGGTCGTGAGCTGGCGATGCTGAAGCCGCAGCCGGAGGTGTTCACCCTTTCCTCCCTGCTGAATCTGTTCAGGGCAAGACAGGGGAAGAACACCGAAAAGGATGACCTGCGCCTTTCTCAATGGCTGAAGGAGAGGGCGCTGGTCGAATACTCGGACAGGGAAACCGAGCGTTTTTCAACGGTTTTTCAGAAAAAACTGGCGCGGGACAGATCCTCCCTGCTGCTTGCCAACAACATCGAGCGGTTGGCCGTCGTTGCAGCGGGCCTCTCCCACTGGGCCGGGTTGAATCTCGATGTGGCCGACAGAGATGCGCACGGTGTAGATGAAATCCTCGAGAAGATCGACTTTCACCGAAGGCGGATGGACAAGATCGCCGCCATGGTAAAAAGCACCCTGGACGGATCCGTTCAAAAGGTGAAAAAAGAGATACGTGTCGACATTGACCGCTTTTTCGATGCCCGGCACGGCAGCACCATGCAGCAGGTGGTGGAATTCATCCGAAGCTACAAGATGCCCATGGATCGCTATGAAGACAACCTTACGGCATCGGGCTTTACCGAAACGCTTTTTCTGGTATTTCAGGATTTCAAGGAGGCCCTGGACAAGCACCTGGCCGAAAAGGTCAACCCGAAGATCATCCGCTTTGTCCGCGAGGAGGAGCAGAAGATAGCCGAACACCTCGAAGCGGTGGCGGGTCCTTACGAATCCATGGTGAAGGAAGCGGTGGCGGAATATGTCGAGAGTATGACGAAAACAGGTATATCCATGCGCGGTGAATCCGTTTCGGGATCCCGTGACAATGGCCTGTCGGCCATGCGCCACGGCAGCGACCTGAAACTTCCGCCGATGGCAGCCACCATGCGCTACTCGGCACGCATCAAAACGGAAGCGGTGGTTAAACTGGGGGTTTACGCCTTTGAGAATCTAATCAGAAAACTGCTCAAAAAGGACCCAGACGGCAATGCCCGGCAAAAAATCAGGGCGCTGGAAGACGGGGTCAAACGCATGAAGCGCGAAACGGAGCGGTCCGTACTGCTGCACCTGAAAGACTACAGGGAAAATATCAAATTCCAGTACATGTACAAACTGGCCGGTGCCATGTCCGATCATCTTTACAAGGGGCTGCTGGAACGTTTTGAGGCCTACTTTGCGGACATTTCCACGATGGTGGCGTTGATCAAGGAGGAGCGCATCGACAAGAAGGGCTCCCTCGACAGCCTTCAACGGGTCGAAAAAGAATCTGTGGCCACGTTGCAGCGTATAGACGGGCTGAGGGAGAGAATCGGAAATATGGTGGCGGATATCGGCGTGGGCGGTTGA
- a CDS encoding MBL fold metallo-hydrolase, whose protein sequence is MHAVDFEKGLVELGEGVWAYLQPDGSWGLSNAGLVVDDGRSLLIDTLYDLTLTNEMLSEMRAVALGNDSVDFLVNTHDNGDHWFGNEAAKAKEIIATKSCAEAMAAFTPETMAAIMQGAPGLGDAGTFFLKCFGKFSYDNITAALPDRTFEGRMELEVGSRKIELIEVGPCHTQGDLVVHVPHAETVFVADTMFVGGHQIMWAGPVANFIRAIDLVLNLEPRHIVPGHGPVTDRKGALEIKNYWEYYAHEARIRYDRGMESFQAARDIPLGPYAGYHDPEKILINVNALYKEFSGDPEPLNPVEQFGYMAKW, encoded by the coding sequence ATGCATGCCGTTGATTTTGAAAAAGGGCTGGTAGAACTCGGCGAAGGCGTTTGGGCCTATCTTCAACCCGATGGATCCTGGGGGTTGAGCAATGCAGGGCTGGTGGTGGATGATGGCCGCTCGTTGTTGATAGACACGCTTTACGATCTGACTTTGACCAATGAGATGCTGTCGGAAATGCGCGCGGTTGCGTTGGGAAACGATTCCGTGGATTTTCTGGTCAACACACACGACAACGGTGATCACTGGTTTGGCAATGAAGCGGCAAAGGCAAAAGAGATAATTGCGACCAAGTCCTGTGCCGAGGCTATGGCTGCCTTTACACCTGAAACCATGGCCGCTATCATGCAGGGCGCACCCGGTCTCGGCGATGCCGGTACGTTTTTTCTGAAATGCTTCGGCAAATTTTCCTATGACAACATCACGGCAGCCTTACCCGACCGCACCTTTGAAGGGCGCATGGAGCTCGAAGTCGGGAGTAGAAAGATAGAGTTGATTGAAGTCGGCCCATGCCACACGCAAGGGGATCTGGTCGTGCACGTTCCCCATGCCGAAACCGTATTCGTAGCCGACACCATGTTTGTGGGCGGGCATCAAATTATGTGGGCGGGACCCGTGGCAAATTTCATCCGGGCCATCGATCTTGTTTTGAATCTTGAACCGAGGCATATCGTACCCGGCCATGGCCCGGTTACCGATAGAAAAGGAGCGCTGGAGATCAAAAACTATTGGGAATATTATGCCCATGAGGCCAGAATAAGATACGACCGGGGCATGGAAAGTTTTCAGGCAGCCAGGGATATACCGCTCGGTCCGTATGCCGGCTATCACGATCCGGAAAAGATCCTGATTAACGTCAATGCGTTGTACAAGGAATTCAGCGGCGATCCCGAACCTCTGAATCCGGTGGAGCAATTCGGTTACATGGCAAAGTGGTAA
- a CDS encoding DUF4124 domain-containing protein, producing the protein MMCRIFLITLFILSLAVASSAEFYKYRDADGVLRFTDNLQDVPKDQREGAQSYQEVKSEPPVSEEAAPEVDEAAGAQGGNTKAYNELKSEKEALDNEYAQIEADRKKLVAMTKSPKNDEEYEAFQGQIKRFNDRVKAYEEKLAIFEQKVEAYNAQAK; encoded by the coding sequence ATGATGTGCAGAATATTTTTGATTACTCTTTTTATCCTGTCCCTGGCAGTGGCTTCCTCTGCCGAATTCTACAAGTATCGTGACGCCGACGGCGTCCTGCGCTTTACCGACAATTTGCAGGATGTTCCCAAGGATCAGCGGGAAGGGGCGCAGAGCTATCAGGAGGTCAAATCCGAACCACCCGTTTCCGAAGAGGCCGCGCCCGAGGTCGACGAGGCAGCGGGAGCGCAAGGAGGCAATACCAAGGCGTACAATGAACTCAAGTCCGAGAAGGAAGCCTTGGACAATGAGTACGCCCAGATAGAGGCGGACAGGAAAAAACTGGTCGCAATGACAAAATCCCCTAAAAACGACGAGGAGTACGAGGCGTTTCAGGGGCAGATCAAGCGCTTCAACGACAGGGTCAAGGCCTATGAGGAGAAGCTTGCGATTTTTGAGCAAAAGGTGGAAGCCTACAACGCCCAGGCCAAATGA
- a CDS encoding HAMP domain-containing protein, producing MKLVPNTIRWQIVTAFMVCFIFMGSIIAFNYNNFRKLSRSMQFFEIAEELNKNLLEMRRYEKNYFLYRQEFNYEENVTYANQLALTLQRERVNLITAMGGGNYGNFVEYANDYAGLMARLHQSSCEAENCAPLQEQIRGVGKNLMVLADQLVSTERLTINRLLQHMIPLPLVSLLVLVILLGFVIFFIGEKVIRPLARITRESEAVAQGMFQRITPYGGDKNEIHHLISTINRMMTELENRQEQLIQSRKIASIGTLTAGIAHEINNPVNNLSLTLEALIEDGAEMEDQERQQLYREAMDQADRTSEIVKNLLEFSRASHPKVENVDLEEIVDKTARLLNNEMKLNNIRFVKEVRNTLPALYLDRGGLQQVLLNLFINAVQIMGKDGELKVVIRPAETPDEVRIDVIDSGPGIPEEHINQVFDPFFTTKKEGEGTGLGLSVSYSIIEKNGGRMEVQSQPGQGACFTIFLPAVMERKP from the coding sequence ATGAAGCTTGTGCCCAATACCATTCGCTGGCAGATCGTGACGGCTTTTATGGTTTGCTTCATTTTCATGGGGAGCATCATCGCTTTCAACTATAACAACTTCCGCAAGCTGTCGCGCTCAATGCAATTTTTCGAGATCGCCGAAGAACTCAACAAAAATCTGCTTGAGATGCGGCGTTACGAGAAAAACTACTTTCTTTACCGCCAGGAATTCAATTACGAAGAAAACGTCACTTATGCCAATCAACTGGCGCTGACCCTGCAGAGAGAGCGTGTCAATCTGATCACGGCCATGGGGGGGGGCAATTACGGCAATTTTGTGGAATATGCCAACGACTATGCCGGGTTGATGGCCCGCCTGCATCAGTCGTCGTGCGAAGCGGAGAACTGCGCTCCCTTGCAGGAACAGATCCGGGGGGTCGGTAAAAATCTGATGGTCCTGGCGGATCAATTGGTTTCCACGGAACGTCTCACCATCAACCGCCTGCTGCAGCACATGATTCCGCTGCCGTTGGTCAGCCTGCTGGTTCTGGTTATCCTGCTGGGCTTTGTCATCTTTTTCATCGGTGAGAAAGTGATCCGGCCGTTGGCCCGCATCACCCGCGAATCCGAAGCCGTGGCCCAGGGAATGTTCCAGCGCATCACCCCTTACGGCGGCGATAAGAATGAAATTCACCACCTGATATCGACCATCAACCGCATGATGACCGAACTTGAAAACCGTCAGGAGCAGTTGATCCAATCCCGAAAAATCGCATCCATCGGCACGTTGACGGCAGGCATCGCCCATGAAATCAACAATCCGGTGAACAATTTGTCGTTGACCCTGGAAGCATTGATTGAAGACGGTGCAGAGATGGAAGACCAGGAACGCCAACAGCTTTACAGGGAAGCAATGGACCAGGCCGATCGAACCAGCGAAATTGTCAAAAACCTGCTGGAATTTTCGCGTGCCAGCCATCCGAAAGTTGAAAATGTCGATTTAGAAGAAATCGTCGATAAAACCGCACGCTTGCTCAACAATGAAATGAAATTGAACAATATCCGGTTTGTCAAGGAGGTCAGAAACACGCTGCCGGCCCTCTATCTGGACAGGGGTGGTTTGCAGCAGGTGCTGCTCAATCTTTTTATCAATGCCGTTCAAATCATGGGGAAAGACGGTGAGCTGAAAGTCGTCATCCGTCCGGCAGAGACTCCCGACGAAGTCAGGATCGATGTCATCGATTCCGGACCCGGTATACCGGAGGAGCATATAAACCAGGTATTCGATCCGTTTTTTACCACGAAGAAGGAAGGTGAAGGCACGGGACTGGGCTTGTCCGTAAGTTACAGTATCATCGAAAAGAACGGTGGACGCATGGAAGTGCAAAGCCAGCCTGGCCAGGGCGCTTGTTTTACCATTTTTCTGCCGGCAGTTATGGAAAGGAAACCATAA
- a CDS encoding AAA family ATPase: protein MAKKSTRIIAVANEKGGVGKTVTVINLGAAISLMGKSVLVVDMDPQANATRGLGIESDGDRLNAYDMIMTPAKAAAEDVLMETPWKGLDLIPSHVDLSGAEVELVDEEGRENRLKDALAPITGGYDVVLLDTPPSLSLLTINVFTCAREVIVPCQTHPYAFGALEELFDTIGAVRDAINPDLTVAGILATMYDQRTRVSRRILEKLKSDARYSPLLLSTVIRANTKIADSADAGKPVVFYRTTSYGALDYKALAEELDA from the coding sequence ATGGCAAAAAAATCAACCAGGATCATCGCGGTAGCCAATGAAAAGGGCGGGGTCGGCAAGACGGTCACCGTGATTAACCTCGGTGCTGCAATTTCTCTGATGGGAAAAAGCGTTCTGGTTGTCGACATGGATCCACAGGCAAATGCCACCAGGGGGCTGGGGATCGAATCGGACGGGGACCGATTGAACGCCTACGACATGATCATGACCCCTGCCAAAGCCGCCGCCGAAGACGTATTGATGGAGACGCCCTGGAAAGGTCTGGACCTGATTCCGTCCCACGTGGACCTTTCCGGCGCCGAGGTGGAACTGGTGGACGAGGAGGGGCGGGAAAACCGGTTGAAGGACGCCCTGGCACCGATTACCGGCGGGTATGACGTCGTGCTGCTGGACACGCCCCCGAGCCTTTCCCTGCTGACGATCAACGTGTTCACCTGTGCCCGCGAGGTCATCGTGCCCTGCCAGACGCACCCCTACGCTTTCGGGGCGCTGGAGGAGCTCTTCGACACCATCGGGGCCGTGCGGGACGCCATCAACCCGGATTTGACGGTGGCGGGAATTCTCGCGACCATGTATGATCAGCGAACCAGGGTAAGCCGGCGAATACTGGAAAAGCTGAAAAGCGACGCGCGTTACAGCCCCTTGCTGCTCTCCACGGTCATAAGGGCCAACACCAAAATTGCCGACAGCGCCGATGCCGGCAAACCGGTCGTTTTTTACCGAACCACCAGCTACGGTGCGCTCGACTACAAGGCATTGGCCGAGGAGTTGGATGCCTGA